A portion of the Sporomusaceae bacterium FL31 genome contains these proteins:
- the pncB gene encoding nicotinate phosphoribosyltransferase translates to MRSRLSPDTFRIPVEEIKSGFYSDSYFLRTQEILNKDNHHPRVLMQIFQRQHAVLCGIDEAIAILKTCSHHPENLVIKALHDGDEIEPWETVLSIEGDLADYSHLETVYLGILARQTKIATNVRKTVTEANGKPVLFFPSRFDHYSVQVSDGYAAHIGGVFGVSTPANAAYWNGTSSGTIPHALIAAYSGNTVRATEAFDKHIDPNINRVALVDFNNDCVGTSLAVARALGDKLFAVRLDTSDTVVDVSILPNMGNFKPTGVNPQLVRNVRHALDAEGFSHVKIMVSGGFSPERIKEFESLGVPVDVYAVGSSIFNNNINFTADVVMVDQKSCAKIGRHYRPNPRLEIV, encoded by the coding sequence ATGAGATCACGTTTGTCTCCCGACACTTTTCGCATTCCGGTAGAAGAAATAAAGAGCGGCTTTTACAGTGACAGCTATTTTCTGCGCACCCAGGAAATATTAAATAAAGACAACCACCATCCTCGTGTTTTAATGCAAATCTTTCAACGTCAGCACGCGGTACTATGCGGGATTGATGAAGCTATTGCGATACTGAAAACGTGCTCACATCATCCAGAAAACTTAGTTATTAAAGCCTTGCACGATGGTGATGAAATTGAACCATGGGAAACTGTTCTAAGCATCGAAGGCGATCTGGCTGATTACAGCCATTTAGAAACCGTATATCTAGGAATTCTTGCTCGCCAAACCAAGATTGCTACTAACGTACGGAAAACAGTAACTGAAGCTAACGGTAAACCAGTCCTCTTTTTCCCATCTCGTTTTGACCACTATAGTGTACAAGTCTCTGACGGATACGCTGCCCATATCGGTGGCGTCTTTGGTGTATCCACGCCAGCCAACGCGGCCTACTGGAATGGAACCTCGTCAGGAACAATCCCTCACGCACTTATTGCAGCATACTCTGGAAATACCGTACGGGCTACAGAAGCTTTTGATAAACATATTGATCCTAATATAAACCGTGTCGCATTGGTAGATTTTAACAACGATTGTGTTGGTACTAGTCTTGCCGTTGCCCGAGCATTAGGAGATAAACTCTTTGCCGTCAGATTAGATACCTCTGATACAGTTGTTGACGTTTCAATATTACCGAATATGGGTAATTTTAAACCAACCGGTGTTAACCCTCAATTAGTAAGAAATGTTCGCCATGCGTTAGACGCTGAAGGCTTCTCTCATGTAAAAATCATGGTGTCAGGCGGGTTTTCACCTGAACGAATTAAAGAATTCGAATCTCTTGGTGTACCAGTTGATGTATATGCTGTTGGAAGCAGCATCTTTAACAATAATATTAACTTCACTGCAGATGTTGTGATGGTTGATCAAAAAAGCTGTGCAAAGATCGGCCGCCACTATCGGCCTAATCCACGCCTCGAAATTGTATAA